The Leifsonia sp. ZF2019 DNA segment GGGGGCTGCTCGATCAGACGCCGACCGTGCTGGGACTCCGGACGTTCGCGACCGGGGACGACGTGGAGTTCGACGCCGTCGTCCCGATCCGCTCGCTGCTCGACCGGCTCGCGCGGGCGCGGGAGGCCGCCGGATCCGACGGCGAAGCGGTGGGGCCGATCGAGTTGCGGCTCCCGCTCGAGGTCTCGACCGTCACCTGGGCGGGAATCTCGCCGCCGCGCGGCGGCTGGCGGCCCGTCGGGGAGGCGAGCTACGAGCTCCTGGAGGCGACCGCGAAGGCGGGGATCGCCGAGGTGGCGGACGCTGTGCCGACCGGAACCGGGGAGCAGTTGGTGCAGCGGGTGCGCGCCGAGGTGTGGGGGCGCCCCATCGACGGCCTCGAGTACGTGCCGGCCGGGGCGGCGTTCGCGGCGGAGAGCCTGGGCTTCCTCGACGCTGCGGAGCCGGTGTCGGTGCTCGAGACCGGCACCTGGACGCGCCTGACGACCGAGCGCGGCCACACGCTGATCCGCCGGCAGGCCTGGTCGCTGCGGATGTGACCGGCGCGGCCCGCGGTCCGGTCGCTCAGACCGCCCGTGCCGCCGCCCGCCCGGCCGTCCGCCCCGAGAAGAGGCAGCCGCCGAGGAAGGTCCCCTCCAGCGCGCGGTAGCCGTGCACCCCGCCACCGCCGAAACCGCTGGCCTCGCCCGCCGCGTACAGGCCGGGCACCGGCTCTCCGTCGGCCCCCAGCACTCGTGCGTCGAGGTCCGTCTCGATCCCGCCCAGGCTCTTCCGGGTCAGAATGTGCAGCTTCACCGCGATCAGGGGGCCGGCCTTCGGATCCTGCAGCCGGTGCGGGCTCGCCACGCGGATGAGCTTGTCGCCGCGGTAGGCACGGGCGGATCGGATCGCCGCGAGCTGCAGATCCTTGCCGAAGTCGTTGTCCAGTTCACGGTCGCGCTCCTGCACGTGCCGCGTCACCAGCCCGGTGTCGAGCGGCACGTCGCTCAGCCGTCGCATCCCCACGAGCAGCTCGTCGAGGGTGTCGGCGACGACGAAGTCGGCACCCTTCTCTTTGAAGGCCTCGATCGGACCGGGTGCCCCTGGCCCGACACGCGAAGCGAGCAGGCGGAGGTCCTTGCCGGTCAGATCGGGGTTCTGCTCGCTGCCCGAGAGCGCGAACTCCTTCTCGATGATCTTCTGGGTGAGGACGAACCAGCTGTAGTCCGAGCCGATCCTGCGCAGGTGCTCCAGCGTCCCGAGCGTGTCGAAGCCGGGGAACAGGGGAGCGGGCAGCCGGTCGCCGCGCGCGTCGAGCCAGAGGGACGACGGACCGGGGAGGATGCGGATGCCGTGTCGCTGCCACACCGGGTCCCAGTTCTGGATGCCCTCGGTGTAGTGCCACATCCGGTCGCCGTTGATGAGGTGTGCACCGGCCGCCTCCGCGATGCCGAGCATGCGGCCGTCGACGTGCGCCGGCACGCCCGACAGCATCACCTCCGGGGGAGGGCCCAGGCGCTCCGGCCAGGCGGCCCGCACCAGGTCGTGATTGCCGCCGATGCCGCCACTGGCGACGATGACGGCGGGCGCGCGGAGTTCGAACTCCCCCGCCACGTCGCGGTTGCTCGCGGCACCCC contains these protein-coding regions:
- a CDS encoding FAD-binding dehydrogenase, with the protein product MTNEPDALVVGAGLAGLVAAGELLDAGKRVTIVDQEPPASLGGQAWWSFGGLFLIDSPEQRRMGVHDSLALARQDWFGSAGFDRDEDHWPKRWAEAYLQFAAGEKRAWLHEKGVRFFPIVGWAERGSGAAGGHGNSVPRFHITWGTGPGVVDPFVKRVQAGVASGRARLLHRHRVDELIVEDGRVTGVRGAVLEPDTAARGAASNRDVAGEFELRAPAVIVASGGIGGNHDLVRAAWPERLGPPPEVMLSGVPAHVDGRMLGIAEAAGAHLINGDRMWHYTEGIQNWDPVWQRHGIRILPGPSSLWLDARGDRLPAPLFPGFDTLGTLEHLRRIGSDYSWFVLTQKIIEKEFALSGSEQNPDLTGKDLRLLASRVGPGAPGPIEAFKEKGADFVVADTLDELLVGMRRLSDVPLDTGLVTRHVQERDRELDNDFGKDLQLAAIRSARAYRGDKLIRVASPHRLQDPKAGPLIAVKLHILTRKSLGGIETDLDARVLGADGEPVPGLYAAGEASGFGGGGVHGYRALEGTFLGGCLFSGRTAGRAAARAV